From Pseudodesulfovibrio nedwellii:
TGGCGCAATTCCACGGATGGGACCGCAAAACGGCATCACGAACAGCAGGCCAGCGATGATTGCACAGTCCAGCGGCCTTGGAATTGTCACCAAGGGACATAATGACGTCCTCTCCCAAATCAAGCAGGGCATTGTTGCAAATCTCAATCACACTCGTTGCCATCGTCGTTACCTCTCTTTTCACTCGTTAATGGAGCGCATCCTAGCTGCCCGGCACAGTGACCGGAGGCGAAAAAAGATAACACGAGTTTTGGTCAACCTCATAAAATGTTAACGAATGTCATAAAGAAGCAAACGATTGGCATATAAAAGCACCTTGACACACTTTTCAATAAGGCCATTTGGCAAACAAAAAAACGCCTCCCCAAACAGGAGAGGCGCCAATAAAAAGCATTGAACCCAAAGACTATACTTCGTCAAATAATCTTCGAATTTCATTCATATCAGACGTAAGCCCAAGAGCGCACAGAAGCCGAATTCGTGCCTTAGGACCACCCAGTCTTCCACAAAGGATAACACCCTTGCTCTCCAGGTCAGCACCGCCGCCGGGATATCCATACACAGGCCAGACGCCACCCTCGATACATCGTGTTGCCAGCACCACGGGAACGCCTTCTTTTATGCAGTCTTCAACACCCTCAACGACATCCGGTGGAATATTCCCCGCGCCAAACCCTTCAATCACAATCCCTTTCACACCAACACTTTTGGCATGATCGATAAATGATCGATCCATCCCTGTATATGCTGTAATAAGGGCTACGTCCTGATCAATGGATTCCGGGCTGACCTTGCGCCGACGGTTTGGAGTGGAATGTTGCCTTGCCAACACCACGGACTCCCCTGCCACGTATCCAACCACCCCAGCTTCCCGAGACTCAAACGCATCAACATTCAAGGAGTTCACCTTGACGGCTTCACGGGCAGAAAAAATGCGATCCGTCATCAAAATACAAGCACCTACTCCCGGAGGCAAAGGAAGCAAGCAGGCACGAATGCCGTTGCTCAAATTACGAATACCGTCATACCCTGACTCTGAATAGTAACGCATGGATCCGGTCAAAATAATCGGCTTGTCGGAATCAATGACGAGATCACACATGTAGGCGGTCTCAACCAACGTGTCAGTACCGTGCAGAATAATGGCCCCAATCACACACTCTTCATTCAAAGCCGCTTCAACGTCTCTGGCGAGTTGAAACATATCCTTTGGTGTCATGTGGGGACTCGGCTTGTCCGACCACAAAACAGGTCGCAATGAAGCATTCTCACCTTGAGGAACAAGCTGTTTGAGAAGCTGATCGAAGTTACCGCCAGGTGCCACACCAGGCACACCTTTGACCGGTGACATTCCAATGGTTCCACCAGTAAAAAACACCGCTATTTCAGTCTTTTTTGCCATATTCTATCCATTGTTGCGGTTCGTTGCAGTTATTCGTTTTCGCGAGGAGTTGCCTGACGCTTAACTGCTTCTTGCAGAGCTTTGCGGAAGGTGCTTTCATGCACAGCTCCCGTGATGGGAGGCAGCCCCTCTATAATAAACATTGGCAATGCAGTCACTCCGGCGGAACGCGCTGCTTCAGACCCTTGTGCTACGAGTTCAGCATACTGATGTTCTTCAAGAGACGCTTGAAGACCTGCCCGATCCAGACCACAGGATTCACCTACATCCAACAGTACATCCATGTCGCCAATGTTTTCTCCGTCCGTAAAACAAGCCTTGAAGACCGCGTTGTGGAAAACGTGATAGGCCCCATGCTCGCGGGCATACTCTGCCGCTTCAAGAGAAAGACGAGTATTACTCAATAACGCCATATCCCCAAAAACAATACCATACGGTTTACCGCGCTGATTACACGTTATGGAGGCCTGATCAATATCAAACTGATTGAAACACTCAGTCATGGGTTGCCCCTGCGCCGGAGTTTCTGGATGCAATTCGTGCGGAACCCATGTGTCCTCAATATCAAATTCATTTTTCAGGTGATCGACAATTCCCGTGCCGACATAGCAAAACGGTCAAACGAAGTCAGAAAAAATACGTATCTTGATGGGCATGATGTATCCTTGTTTTTCCAACTCTAAGTTTCAGACGGAAAAAGTAAAGGATCATTTCCGCACGGAAGTATTCAGGAACGAAAAAGAAAGAGGGGGCACTGGCAGAATAAATCTATCGTCAAAAGGCGTTAAAACTCAAATAAAAGAAATCGGTCGGGAGCCTTTCCTCTCTCCCGACCGATGGGTCAGTCATGCGGGGACGACTGACAAACGCCGGGTAGGCGCAGGGACTCTCAAACCTCACATATACCCGGCTGTCTTGGTCCGAAATTATCTCGGACCAAAAACAAAATTCACACTACGTTTTAAGTATCAACTTTAGCAAAATGAAGGCCAAGAAAAAACGGCGGGATTCCTACGTTTCTCCATTGAAACACATATTTCCCTTTACATTTTTGGTAAAAATAAAAAAATAAATCACATTTTTGATAAACAATTAACTTTCCTCATCTCATTTAATCATACCCCAAATTACACATTTGACCTGCTTCCCCGACAGTTATATACTAATAGATAATAAGAACAGTAATCTGGGAGCACACCGAACCGGGGAGGTTCCCGTGCACATGAAGACAAAAAGCGCACTGGTTGTATTTACGGGCCTCCTTGTGGCCTTTGCTACGATCTTTCTCTTTGACTACACCGACGATTACATGGAAGACCGCTTTGTCCAGGCCATCGAGAAACAAAAAACCTATGCTGGTGACACTTTTTCATTGGACGCCCTTATGGAATACTACGACTGGGATGTCGTCTGTATCCTCCTACCGGACGAAGAACACTCTCTTAAAAACAGACTGGGTCGGCCCTACAAAGGTAAAAAGATAAGCCCGGATTCATGGAGTTTGATTTTCGTCAAGGGCAAAAGCGTTCTTGCAGAAATCCCCATAGCTCGATCATTTCTCCAACCACCACTCCAACTTGAGGAACCATGTTTCGAAAGATGGGCTGCCATTTTCAGCATTAACCACGACCAAAACGGCGACCTGCGTCTCTTCGTCGTCGGCCAATAAAATACCATGTCCAATCATGCTCTTGAGAATGCGTCGCAGGCGCTGAAAAACGCACGTTGCGCCATGGCCTTTACCGGCGCGGGAATTTCCGTAGAGTCCGGCATCCCGCCTTTTCGCGGTCCCGGCGGTGTCTGGTCAAAGTATGACCCCGAAAAATTCGAAAAAGGATACTTCAAACGGCATCCTGACGAAGTCTGGCCGCTCCTGAAAGAGATTTTCTTTGACATGCTGGAAAAAGCC
This genomic window contains:
- a CDS encoding asparaginase, coding for MAKKTEIAVFFTGGTIGMSPVKGVPGVAPGGNFDQLLKQLVPQGENASLRPVLWSDKPSPHMTPKDMFQLARDVEAALNEECVIGAIILHGTDTLVETAYMCDLVIDSDKPIILTGSMRYYSESGYDGIRNLSNGIRACLLPLPPGVGACILMTDRIFSAREAVKVNSLNVDAFESREAGVVGYVAGESVVLARQHSTPNRRRKVSPESIDQDVALITAYTGMDRSFIDHAKSVGVKGIVIEGFGAGNIPPDVVEGVEDCIKEGVPVVLATRCIEGGVWPVYGYPGGGADLESKGVILCGRLGGPKARIRLLCALGLTSDMNEIRRLFDEV